Proteins from a genomic interval of Aspergillus flavus chromosome 7, complete sequence:
- a CDS encoding putative glucose-methanol-choline oxidoreductase → MATNIVVYILGFIALTNALHTSQLATRVSHEVASATKYDFIIVGGGVSGLTVADRLTEHPAVKVLVIEAGPLDDGREGVTIPGAYDPAAYIWQPLTSQPQTALNNRTFLATCARVVGGGSVVNAMVYLRGAKPEYAAWEELGAKGWAWDDLLPYFKKSESFTLPSEQFAAEANISWVESAHGTEGPVQASYPNYYFPGSVKNNAMPNTDMLDTNATYDAEQRDLYNTAREGAYTIVRGLGTMLANPPLRNTTSNWKDIVSSARVAHVSTSLPSNLHPTVRAGYIAQREHILSQLEGPDVPVGLIHWTTGRVATITLLKPLSRGSVNIKSTDPRAPPLVDFGTATDPLDLDLFLATFGKNREIMSTPYMQSLGPHEAAPFGDNITSIEQLKVIFAATMGVTGGHECCTAAMMPRNMGGVVDPRMKVYGVEGLRVVDTSFWPMLLTAPPLATTYAVGEKVGIRYW, encoded by the exons ATGGCTACTAATATTGTGGTCTACATTCTTGGCTTTATTGCCTTGACAAATGCTTTGCACACTTCTCAACTTGCGACTAGAGTTTCCCACGAAGTAGCGTCGGCTACCAAGTATGACTTTATCATTGTTGGAGGAGGCGTTTCGGGCCTCACTGTGGCCGATCGTCTCACTGAACACCCGGCTG TCAAAGTATTGGTCATTGAGGCCGGCCCATTGGATGATGGGCGAGAGGGTGTCACAATTCCCGGAGCTTATGACCCTGCTGCCTATATCTGGCAACCTCTGACAAGCCAGCCGCAGACAGCACTGAACAACCGTACATTCCTGGCCACTTGTGCTCGTGTTGTTGGTGGCGGCTCGGTAGTTAACGCAATGGTTTATCTGCGAGGCGCTAAACCTGAGTATGCGGCATGGGAGGAACTAGGCGCCAAAGGCTGGGCGTGGGACGACTTGTTGCCCTATTTCAAGAAA TCTGAGAGCTTTACACTGCCGTCGGAGCAGTTCGCCGCTGAAGCCAACATCTCATGGGTAGAGTCGGCTCACGGAACTGAAGGCCCCGTCCAAGCGTCTTACCCAAACTACTACTTCCCTGGCAGTG TTAAGAATAACGCAATGCCAAACACGGATATGCTCGACACCAACGCAACATATGATGCGGAACAGCGGGATTTATATAACACTGCAAGAGAAGGAGCCTATACCATAGTGCGGGGTCTAGGCACGATGCTTGCCAATCCACCTCTCAGAAACACAACCTCTAACTGGAAAGATATCGTGTCCTCAGCCCGAGTCGCTCATGTGTCCACATCTTTACCATCCAACCTTCACCCCACCGTCAGAGCAGGCTATATAGCTCAACGGGAACATATCCTCTCCCAGCTGGAAGGCCCTGACGTACCCGTCGGGCTAATACACTGGACCACCGGGAGAGTTGCCACAATAACTTTGCTCAAACCCCTCAGTCGTGGCTCGGTCAACATCAAATCAACTGACCCTCGGGCTCCGCCCTTAGTTGACTTTGGCACCGCTACTGACCCCCTCGACCTTGACCTGTTCCTTGCCACTTTCGGTAAAAACAGAGAGATTATGTCCACCCCCTATATGCAAAGCCTTGGACCGCATGAAGCTGCGCCGTTCGGCGATAACATCACATCGATAGAGCAGCTGAAGGTAATTTTTGCTGCAACGATGGGGGTCACTGGTGGACATGAATGTTGTACAGCTGCCATGATGCCTAGAAACATGGGAGGAGTTGTGGATCCTCGGATGAAAGTATATGGTGTGGAAGGTCTGAGGGTCGTTGACACAAGCTTCTGGCCGATGCTTTTGACGGCTCCACCGCTGGCAACGACCTACGCTGTTGGTGAAAAGGTAGGCATCCGCTATTGGTAG